A section of the Natronolimnobius sp. AArcel1 genome encodes:
- a CDS encoding diacylglycerol kinase family protein: protein MNERRSESMSVSSPESESASGSESKSRTDRLLVCNPASGSADHTSDVRTRGEKRGFVVRETEAAGDARRFAREAAVDDDGGDTDESDGEGDETVDGGSATSPVSLIAVAGGDGTVNEVIHGLLEADALERVDIAVLPTGTANVFARTLGIPDLDAGFEVIDDGTSRRVDVGVADGRPFLNTCLAGLSADANASTPDEWKRQFGPLAYVLTTLRFLPEYEGLPLEIRYDETEVDGDAGTGGGFGSGASVELESGDNTDTGVDGNDDATNATDADDAHDDDDGTTSTWRGNALLVLVGNAFRLPTVRRRSRTPIADAALELVILERGRDGESLAVDDKGTASVFDTDLDAIPGPITRVEASSVSITTREDDQEPVNFSLDGEPLSATDLEVSIRERSLSVLVGPESPVRDQ from the coding sequence ATGAACGAGCGGCGGTCCGAGTCAATGTCCGTGTCCTCCCCTGAATCCGAATCCGCGTCCGGGTCCGAGTCGAAATCCCGCACCGATCGGCTGCTCGTCTGCAATCCCGCGAGCGGGTCGGCTGATCACACCTCCGACGTTCGAACACGGGGCGAGAAACGTGGCTTCGTCGTTCGCGAGACCGAGGCAGCGGGCGACGCGCGCCGGTTCGCTCGCGAGGCGGCCGTCGACGACGATGGCGGTGATACCGATGAGAGCGACGGTGAGGGTGACGAGACCGTCGACGGCGGCAGCGCTACCAGTCCCGTCTCACTGATCGCCGTCGCGGGCGGCGACGGCACTGTCAACGAAGTCATCCACGGCCTCCTCGAGGCGGACGCGCTCGAGCGAGTCGATATCGCGGTGCTTCCGACGGGCACTGCCAACGTCTTCGCCAGAACGCTCGGCATTCCAGACCTCGATGCCGGATTCGAGGTGATCGATGACGGCACCAGCCGACGGGTTGATGTCGGCGTCGCCGACGGACGCCCGTTCCTCAACACCTGTCTGGCCGGGCTCTCCGCCGATGCGAACGCGTCGACGCCCGACGAGTGGAAGCGCCAGTTCGGACCGCTCGCCTATGTCCTCACGACGCTTCGATTCCTCCCCGAGTACGAGGGGCTCCCGCTCGAGATTCGGTACGACGAGACAGAAGTTGACGGCGATGCTGGTACCGGTGGCGGTTTCGGTTCCGGTGCCAGTGTGGAGTTAGAGTCCGGTGACAATACCGATACTGGCGTTGATGGTAACGATGACGCCACTAATGCTACGGACGCCGATGACGCCCATGACGACGATGACGGAACGACGTCGACGTGGCGAGGAAACGCGTTGCTCGTCCTCGTCGGGAATGCCTTCCGGCTCCCGACAGTCAGGAGACGCTCACGGACTCCTATCGCGGACGCCGCCCTCGAGCTGGTCATCCTCGAGCGGGGGCGCGACGGCGAGTCGCTCGCAGTCGACGACAAGGGCACAGCGAGCGTGTTCGACACCGATCTCGACGCGATTCCGGGGCCGATCACCAGGGTCGAGGCGTCGTCGGTGTCGATCACGACTCGTGAAGACGATCAGGAGCCCGTGAACTTCAGTCTCGACGGCGAACCCCTCTCGGCGACCGACCTCGAGGTGTCGATTCGCGAGCGAAGTCTGTCCGTGCTGGTCGGCCCTGAGAGTCCCGTTCGCGATCAGTAG
- a CDS encoding proteasome assembly chaperone family protein produces the protein MADQTVPASFEQVADISTKAPTLIEGLPGHGLVAAIAVDQITDQLDLEHYGNVASDEFPPVVTFEDGLVQDLVRVYASDDPAVMTLESDLALPEPAFEPLSRCVLEELADDFGRAIFLAGAPAQSEDEIGDVTGVATTDEIREDLLKADIAVPDERGLVSGITGSLVRECYQADVPAALLIVRSHPFLPDPQAAKSVIETALEPLVEFEIDTTALDEQADEIQQRMRQVAQQYQQMAEEQGQQQQQMQTGMFQ, from the coding sequence ATGGCCGATCAGACTGTACCCGCGTCGTTCGAACAGGTCGCAGATATCTCCACGAAGGCCCCGACGCTGATTGAGGGACTCCCGGGACACGGGCTCGTTGCAGCCATCGCCGTCGATCAGATCACCGACCAGCTCGACCTCGAACATTACGGGAACGTTGCGTCGGACGAGTTCCCACCCGTCGTGACCTTCGAGGACGGCCTCGTGCAGGATCTGGTCCGGGTCTACGCCAGCGACGACCCGGCCGTGATGACCCTCGAGAGCGATCTCGCACTCCCAGAGCCGGCGTTCGAACCCCTCTCGCGATGCGTGCTCGAGGAACTGGCCGACGACTTCGGTCGGGCGATTTTCCTTGCGGGCGCGCCGGCCCAGTCCGAGGACGAGATCGGCGACGTGACTGGCGTCGCGACGACCGACGAGATACGCGAGGATCTGCTCAAGGCAGACATTGCAGTCCCGGACGAGCGAGGGCTGGTCAGCGGGATAACGGGCTCACTGGTCCGAGAGTGCTACCAGGCTGATGTACCCGCTGCCCTGTTGATCGTCCGCTCCCATCCGTTCTTGCCCGACCCACAGGCCGCCAAATCGGTAATCGAGACTGCGCTTGAGCCTCTCGTTGAGTTCGAAATTGACACGACTGCGCTGGACGAGCAGGCCGACGAGATCCAACAGCGGATGCGACAGGTCGCCCAGCAGTACCAGCAGATGGCCGAGGAACAGGGCCAGCAGCAACAGCAAATGCAGACGGGGATGTTTCAGTAG
- the fer gene encoding ferredoxin Fer, with protein MYDTILVPTDGSSVAEDAGTYAIRLAERFDAALHVVSVLERGLIGGDDENGGERAVEELADQARDRDLEVTTELREQDDDVHEEILASADEHDLDLIVMGTTGRSGIGRFLLGSVAEQTLQESSVPVATVHEETNLEGEFDRILVPTDGSHSAERALEHAVDLAVETGSRLHIVHVSDEEAVDGAETIDLSSDDEVGLEPVDDALEQLRESPLETVDISVPDGRVDQQILAVAATHDADCIVMGTHGETGLRRYLLGSTTERVVRFAGVPVIGISAPRAEAVTVEYLDYQVVDERGWSLEDADLLERAAEADLDKTAHGTLEVSRDEYILDASEAAGHDWPFHCRAGGCVNCAAVLLEGEVEMDVQRSLSEDEVEEKRFRLTCVATPASDSIKLVYGAKHLDELRDRVI; from the coding sequence ATGTACGACACGATTCTCGTACCGACCGACGGGAGTTCCGTGGCAGAAGACGCCGGAACGTACGCGATCCGACTCGCTGAGCGCTTCGACGCGGCCCTGCACGTCGTCTCGGTTCTCGAGCGTGGACTCATTGGCGGCGACGACGAAAACGGGGGCGAACGGGCCGTCGAAGAACTAGCCGATCAAGCGCGGGACCGCGACCTCGAGGTGACGACCGAACTTCGCGAGCAGGACGACGACGTGCACGAAGAGATTCTCGCATCGGCCGACGAACACGATTTGGACCTGATCGTGATGGGAACGACCGGCCGCAGCGGAATCGGCCGGTTCCTCCTGGGCAGCGTTGCCGAGCAGACACTGCAAGAGTCGTCCGTTCCGGTCGCGACAGTCCACGAAGAGACGAACCTCGAGGGCGAGTTCGATCGCATCCTGGTACCGACAGACGGGAGCCACAGCGCGGAACGGGCCCTCGAGCACGCCGTTGACCTTGCGGTCGAAACGGGTTCGCGGCTCCACATCGTTCACGTCAGTGACGAGGAAGCCGTCGACGGCGCCGAGACAATCGACCTCTCGAGCGACGACGAGGTCGGCCTTGAGCCGGTCGACGACGCACTCGAGCAGTTGCGCGAGTCACCGCTGGAGACCGTCGACATCTCGGTACCCGACGGTCGTGTCGACCAGCAGATTTTGGCGGTCGCGGCCACGCACGACGCCGACTGCATCGTGATGGGGACCCACGGCGAGACCGGCCTGCGGCGCTACCTCCTTGGGAGCACGACCGAACGCGTCGTCCGCTTTGCCGGCGTGCCGGTGATCGGCATCAGTGCACCGCGAGCCGAGGCCGTGACCGTCGAATACCTCGATTACCAGGTCGTCGACGAACGCGGGTGGTCACTCGAGGATGCCGACCTCCTCGAGCGGGCTGCGGAGGCTGACCTCGACAAGACGGCACACGGCACCCTCGAGGTGTCTCGCGACGAGTACATCCTCGACGCGTCCGAGGCGGCGGGGCACGACTGGCCGTTTCACTGCCGGGCCGGTGGCTGCGTGAACTGTGCTGCCGTGTTGCTCGAGGGGGAAGTCGAGATGGACGTTCAGCGGAGCCTCTCGGAGGACGAAGTCGAAGAAAAGAGGTTCCGGTTGACATGCGTGGCCACGCCAGCGAGCGACTCCATCAAACTGGTCTACGGGGCGAAACACCTCGACGAGCTTCGAGATCGTGTCATCTAG
- a CDS encoding cation-transporting P-type ATPase, giving the protein MSQADAKRPTGDTPTDWHAHPLEEVYADLETSAEGLTAAQASDRLEREGPNTIEAEEGTSPLRILVEQYSSALIWVLIVAAVVMAAVGHTIDAAVIAGIVVFITLFGFVQDYRAEQSIRALQAMATTYAIVRRDGEKREIAATTVVPGDVIFVESGDIVPADARILEESNLRVDEAALTGESVGVSKEVGQVDEETSLAERTNTIYKETVVERGSGVAVVVETGPETEIGQIATALEEAEDRETPFQSEMDQLGKLIAGIVVLAVAVIAVAELVIGETEPLQVFLTAVGIAVSAVPEGLPAVVTLSLALGARRMADQNALVRRLPIVEALGSVDVICTDKTGTLTEEEMTVQRLVTNREVYEVTGTGYGTEGAFLQDGDPVDTERVAEVLRCGMLCNNVDLGTRERDETGTNGSPGDGTTTAKPTGQERTYLGDPTEIALFVAAQKAGFDHEALAEEYPRVGQIEFTSTRKRMTTIHETPDGDLKAYMKGAPETVLERCNRELVDGEIVELTAERRAELEQQNEDFAEDALRVMGFAYRPDVSDEQANRPDERLEQELVFLGLQGMLDPPRPEVTDALAGCLDAGINVVMITGDNAVTARAVGEEIGLRSTTVISGPELEEMSDERLANVVEDVDIFARTSPEHKTRILQTLQAKGHTVAMTGDGVNDAPAVKNADVGVAMGIRGTDVTEQASDIVLLDDNFATIRDAVKGGRRIFDNVRKFVNYLLSGNGGEVTMIFSGSMLGFGLVITPIQILFINVVTDGIPALSMGVDPPAKDIMERDPRPPEEGVITDRIITSIVGIAIFMTVCLLPLFTLNFYGELVPGYDVLGAVIGWSPDYEPSRELAQTMVFTGFVVFEIVRIQAIRYRYGLGLFTNRWLVIAVAVAVTLQLLVLYTSTGQLLFDVEPLALVHWVQIAVAAILFALLMAVFVKVQDRYFERY; this is encoded by the coding sequence GTGTCACAAGCAGACGCCAAGCGACCCACCGGCGACACACCGACGGACTGGCATGCACACCCACTTGAGGAGGTCTACGCGGACCTCGAGACGTCCGCAGAGGGACTGACGGCTGCCCAGGCCAGTGACCGACTCGAGCGTGAGGGGCCGAACACAATCGAAGCCGAGGAGGGAACGTCGCCGCTGCGGATTCTCGTCGAACAGTACTCATCGGCGCTGATCTGGGTGTTGATCGTCGCTGCGGTCGTGATGGCCGCTGTGGGCCACACAATAGACGCGGCTGTCATCGCGGGAATCGTGGTCTTCATCACGCTGTTTGGCTTCGTTCAGGACTACCGCGCCGAACAGAGTATCCGTGCGCTTCAGGCGATGGCAACGACGTACGCCATCGTTAGACGCGATGGCGAGAAACGAGAGATCGCTGCAACGACAGTCGTCCCCGGTGACGTTATCTTCGTCGAGTCGGGCGATATCGTTCCGGCGGACGCACGCATCCTCGAGGAGTCGAATCTTCGCGTTGACGAAGCGGCACTGACGGGCGAAAGCGTCGGCGTATCGAAGGAAGTTGGCCAGGTCGACGAGGAAACGTCGCTGGCCGAGCGGACGAACACCATCTACAAAGAGACGGTCGTCGAACGTGGCTCCGGGGTGGCAGTCGTGGTCGAGACCGGTCCCGAGACCGAAATCGGCCAGATTGCGACGGCACTCGAGGAGGCCGAGGACCGAGAGACGCCGTTCCAGTCCGAGATGGATCAGTTGGGAAAACTCATCGCCGGTATCGTCGTTCTCGCGGTGGCGGTGATTGCGGTCGCCGAACTCGTCATCGGTGAGACCGAGCCACTTCAGGTGTTCCTGACGGCTGTCGGCATCGCCGTCTCCGCAGTTCCCGAGGGCCTACCGGCGGTCGTCACCCTTTCGCTCGCGCTTGGGGCTCGCCGGATGGCCGATCAGAACGCCCTGGTACGCCGACTGCCCATTGTTGAGGCGCTTGGCTCCGTCGACGTCATCTGTACGGACAAGACGGGAACGCTCACCGAAGAGGAGATGACGGTCCAGCGGCTCGTCACCAACCGTGAAGTCTACGAGGTGACAGGGACCGGCTACGGCACCGAGGGAGCGTTTCTGCAGGACGGTGACCCCGTAGACACGGAGCGGGTCGCCGAGGTTCTTCGCTGTGGCATGCTGTGTAACAACGTCGATCTTGGGACTCGAGAACGCGACGAAACCGGCACCAACGGATCCCCCGGCGACGGGACCACCACCGCAAAACCGACTGGACAGGAGCGAACCTACCTCGGCGACCCCACCGAAATCGCGTTATTCGTCGCCGCTCAGAAGGCTGGATTCGACCACGAGGCGCTCGCCGAGGAGTATCCTCGAGTCGGTCAGATCGAGTTTACCTCGACGCGCAAACGAATGACCACGATCCACGAGACGCCAGACGGCGACCTGAAAGCGTACATGAAAGGAGCGCCGGAGACCGTCCTCGAGCGTTGTAACCGGGAACTCGTCGATGGTGAGATCGTCGAATTGACCGCTGAGCGACGTGCGGAACTCGAGCAACAGAACGAAGACTTCGCTGAGGATGCCCTGCGCGTGATGGGGTTTGCCTACCGACCTGACGTGTCCGACGAGCAGGCGAATCGGCCGGACGAACGCCTCGAGCAGGAGCTGGTCTTTCTCGGTCTTCAAGGGATGCTCGATCCGCCCCGCCCCGAAGTCACCGACGCGCTTGCAGGCTGTCTCGACGCGGGTATCAACGTCGTAATGATCACCGGCGACAACGCGGTCACGGCACGAGCGGTCGGTGAGGAAATCGGTCTCCGCTCGACGACGGTGATCTCGGGTCCCGAACTCGAGGAGATGAGCGACGAGCGACTTGCGAACGTCGTCGAGGATGTCGACATCTTCGCGCGGACGTCACCGGAGCATAAGACTCGAATCTTGCAGACGCTGCAGGCAAAGGGCCACACGGTCGCGATGACCGGTGATGGGGTCAACGACGCTCCGGCTGTAAAAAACGCTGATGTCGGCGTCGCGATGGGGATCCGCGGGACCGACGTCACCGAGCAGGCCTCTGACATCGTTTTACTGGACGACAACTTCGCAACCATTCGAGATGCGGTCAAGGGTGGCCGTCGAATCTTCGATAACGTTCGGAAGTTCGTCAACTACCTGCTGTCTGGTAACGGCGGCGAGGTGACGATGATCTTCTCCGGGTCGATGCTCGGATTCGGTCTCGTCATCACGCCGATCCAGATTCTCTTTATCAACGTCGTCACTGACGGTATCCCAGCGCTCTCGATGGGTGTCGATCCCCCCGCGAAAGACATCATGGAACGTGACCCGCGGCCGCCTGAGGAGGGCGTCATCACGGATCGCATCATCACCTCAATCGTCGGTATCGCGATCTTCATGACGGTCTGTCTGCTCCCGCTGTTCACGCTGAACTTCTACGGTGAACTCGTGCCGGGATACGACGTGCTTGGTGCAGTCATCGGCTGGAGCCCCGATTACGAGCCCAGCCGCGAACTCGCCCAGACGATGGTGTTTACCGGCTTTGTCGTCTTCGAAATCGTCCGTATTCAGGCAATCCGCTACCGCTACGGGCTTGGGCTCTTTACGAACCGCTGGCTCGTGATCGCGGTGGCCGTTGCCGTCACGCTCCAGTTGCTCGTCCTCTACACGTCGACTGGCCAACTCCTGTTCGACGTCGAACCGCTCGCGCTCGTCCACTGGGTCCAAATAGCCGTCGCAGCGATACTCTTTGCATTACTGATGGCCGTCTTCGTGAAGGTTCAGGATCGATACTTCGAACGGTACTGA
- a CDS encoding universal stress protein: MGPTIHTDDDVRTILVPTDGSPASRAALSRALSIAEQLPTNADESGTATDAETPAVHVLAVADTTGDPLRFDSSNVHELEQLKEQLVAEIASAYEDHDVDVTTAIRRGHPAQTIVQYAADNDIDLIALGRTGQTGVTRLLGSTTDRVVRQSSIPVLVVPESNPDEE; the protein is encoded by the coding sequence ATGGGTCCGACGATTCACACCGACGACGACGTCCGAACAATTCTCGTTCCAACCGACGGGAGTCCCGCCTCGCGGGCTGCTCTTTCCCGGGCACTCTCGATTGCCGAGCAGTTACCGACCAACGCTGACGAGAGCGGGACAGCCACTGACGCGGAGACGCCAGCGGTTCACGTCCTCGCAGTCGCCGATACGACGGGTGATCCGTTACGGTTCGATAGTTCGAACGTTCACGAACTCGAGCAACTCAAAGAACAACTTGTGGCCGAAATCGCGTCGGCGTACGAAGACCACGATGTCGACGTGACGACCGCCATCCGGCGCGGCCACCCGGCCCAAACGATTGTCCAGTACGCGGCGGACAACGACATTGACCTCATTGCTCTCGGACGGACGGGACAGACCGGTGTGACACGACTGCTGGGGAGTACGACCGACCGAGTCGTTCGACAGTCTTCGATTCCAGTCCTCGTCGTTCCCGAATCGAACCCGGATGAGGAATAG
- a CDS encoding universal stress protein encodes MARSILVPHDGSANAQAAFQYALETFPNSRLILFHAIDPFEVTPADEQLPPLTDEWLADQQSRADRLFEDAQATLEDEGDTTMTLEIETETGVGSPAQVILAAVDESGADQIVIGNRGQGGAAGARMGSTAELVVKRSDVPVTVVR; translated from the coding sequence ATGGCCCGATCGATTCTCGTTCCACACGATGGCTCAGCTAACGCACAAGCCGCGTTCCAGTACGCTCTCGAGACCTTCCCGAACAGTCGACTTATTCTCTTCCACGCAATCGATCCGTTCGAAGTGACGCCTGCTGATGAGCAGTTGCCGCCGTTGACTGACGAGTGGCTTGCCGACCAGCAGTCGCGCGCTGATCGACTGTTCGAGGACGCACAGGCAACGCTTGAAGACGAGGGTGACACGACGATGACCCTCGAGATTGAAACCGAAACAGGGGTCGGCTCACCGGCACAGGTCATTCTGGCCGCCGTCGATGAGAGTGGTGCCGACCAGATTGTAATCGGAAATCGTGGACAGGGTGGCGCAGCCGGGGCGCGAATGGGAAGTACAGCCGAACTCGTCGTGAAGCGATCAGACGTCCCGGTGACGGTTGTGCGCTGA
- a CDS encoding universal stress protein has protein sequence MGVLVPIDDSEPAKKAVEHAAREFPETDLTLIHVINPGTGMYGEGGAYAYDSIIKSRREDAAELLEEAAEIAAEYGHSVMTETVVGQPANEIVSFATESDIDHIVLGSHGRSGPSRVLLGSVAELVARRAPVPVTIVR, from the coding sequence ATGGGCGTACTAGTCCCCATCGACGATTCGGAACCGGCAAAAAAGGCGGTCGAACATGCGGCACGAGAGTTTCCTGAGACGGACCTCACATTGATTCACGTCATCAATCCAGGAACCGGAATGTACGGCGAAGGCGGTGCGTACGCGTACGATTCGATCATCAAATCGCGCCGCGAAGACGCTGCTGAACTGCTCGAGGAGGCCGCCGAAATTGCGGCTGAATACGGTCACTCAGTTATGACTGAAACTGTCGTCGGGCAGCCAGCGAACGAGATCGTTTCGTTCGCGACCGAGTCGGATATCGATCACATCGTCCTTGGCAGTCACGGTCGTTCGGGGCCGTCACGCGTGCTCCTCGGGAGTGTCGCCGAACTGGTTGCCCGCCGGGCACCCGTTCCAGTGACGATAGTTCGATAA
- a CDS encoding DUF2267 domain-containing protein has protein sequence MDYKTFVGQVQHRLEFAQMGQAVRATRAVLTTLGERLHEGEATDLASPLPMEIDRYLTEAEHGQRFDYQEFLDRVAARANVDRSDANYHAQQIVAIVADVVPPGNIEKADNQLPEDFDPLFGLIDTQEPDQ, from the coding sequence ATGGATTACAAAACATTCGTCGGTCAGGTTCAACACAGACTCGAGTTCGCGCAGATGGGACAGGCCGTTCGGGCGACTCGAGCGGTGTTAACGACGCTTGGCGAACGGCTGCACGAAGGTGAGGCAACGGACCTCGCGAGCCCGCTCCCGATGGAAATCGACCGATACCTGACTGAGGCCGAACACGGACAGCGCTTTGACTATCAGGAATTTCTCGACCGCGTTGCGGCGCGCGCGAACGTCGACCGGTCGGATGCAAACTACCATGCACAGCAGATCGTCGCTATCGTCGCAGACGTGGTCCCACCTGGAAACATCGAGAAAGCAGACAATCAGCTCCCCGAGGACTTCGATCCGCTGTTCGGATTGATCGATACGCAGGAGCCAGATCAGTGA
- a CDS encoding universal stress protein, with product MPRHVLVPIDGSDHAIAGLEYCVASFPDAALTALYVVDPAHDNEATAGSDTTSRDRAEQRGDQILERAARRAADRGREIETIRKTGTPHTEILSVATGDVDHIVLGSHGESPITSPFLGHVSEAVVRRAPVSTTIVPEPTAAVRDRDLPGDVLIPIDGSAQADAALAYALEAFPDGSHTVFHALSLPFDRPRSAVEGTYLEAIAADREERAAELFESATTIADERGLTIETETADGAPAQAILEYATENGCDQIVMGSHGRSLKARLLGSVAERVARRSSLTVTLVQGDPTAT from the coding sequence ATGCCACGACACGTCCTCGTTCCGATTGATGGATCGGATCACGCCATTGCCGGATTAGAGTATTGCGTTGCATCGTTTCCAGATGCAGCACTGACCGCACTGTACGTCGTCGATCCCGCGCACGATAATGAGGCAACTGCCGGATCAGACACGACGTCGAGAGACCGCGCCGAACAACGTGGCGACCAGATCCTCGAGCGTGCGGCGAGGCGCGCTGCAGATCGCGGTCGTGAAATAGAGACGATACGGAAGACCGGAACGCCCCACACCGAAATTCTCTCCGTCGCAACTGGCGACGTCGATCACATCGTGCTGGGAAGCCACGGCGAATCGCCGATCACAAGCCCGTTTCTCGGCCACGTAAGCGAAGCCGTCGTCCGGCGGGCCCCGGTTTCGACCACAATTGTTCCCGAACCGACGGCAGCCGTTCGTGACCGCGATCTTCCTGGTGACGTGCTGATCCCGATCGACGGCTCAGCACAGGCCGACGCGGCGCTCGCGTACGCACTCGAGGCGTTCCCAGACGGGTCACACACGGTCTTTCACGCGCTCTCGCTCCCGTTCGATCGGCCTCGCTCTGCGGTCGAAGGGACGTATCTCGAAGCGATTGCAGCCGACCGAGAAGAACGAGCAGCGGAGCTATTCGAATCGGCGACCACGATTGCCGACGAGCGTGGACTGACAATCGAGACGGAAACCGCAGATGGGGCGCCAGCACAGGCGATCCTCGAGTACGCCACCGAGAACGGTTGCGACCAGATCGTCATGGGGAGTCACGGGCGCTCCCTCAAGGCGCGGCTACTGGGCTCAGTTGCAGAACGCGTTGCGCGGCGCTCCTCGCTGACGGTGACGCTCGTGCAGGGCGATCCGACGGCGACGTAG
- a CDS encoding sulfatase, which produces MDSSQPNILLIHAHDLGRYLGCYGVDIETPNIDALAADGALFERHFATAPQCSPSRGSLMTGRVPHVNGLMGLAHGDWGLHDDERILPQHLGDAGYETHLFGLQHISQDTDRLEYDRVHSEGNLYPGVSPAVHQANRARNVASVVSSFLDASEYEEPFFASIGFFECHRVEEDDGRFGFDAEYYGADDPEAIRPLPYLPDRRGLRHDLGEMRGMVYALDEGVGTILEAVADNGLDEDTLVLVTTEHGIAFPRAKGTCYDAGIEAALVMRYPDVIDPGERYDELVSNVDVLPTILEFAGVEVPDAVDGRSVAGLITDRTESYTKRDRIFAEMTWHDMYNPVRAIRTDRYKYIRSFWHLPTVYLPADVFASESGREVRETDGVPRRQYEELYDLRDAPQEDDNVVYEPRYQDVRRDLSRELYEWMDDTADPLLEGPVLPGDFDEIQSWPHESA; this is translated from the coding sequence ATGGACTCGTCGCAACCCAATATCCTCCTGATTCACGCACACGATCTCGGCCGGTATCTGGGCTGTTACGGCGTTGATATTGAAACGCCAAATATCGATGCACTCGCCGCCGACGGCGCGTTGTTCGAGCGCCACTTTGCGACTGCCCCGCAGTGTTCTCCCAGTCGCGGGAGCCTCATGACCGGGCGCGTCCCCCACGTCAACGGCCTCATGGGGCTCGCCCATGGTGACTGGGGGCTCCACGACGACGAACGAATCCTCCCGCAACACCTCGGTGACGCCGGCTACGAGACACACCTGTTCGGACTCCAGCACATCTCCCAGGATACGGATCGACTCGAGTACGACCGTGTTCACTCAGAAGGGAACCTCTACCCGGGCGTGTCACCGGCAGTCCATCAAGCGAATCGAGCCCGTAACGTCGCGTCGGTTGTCTCGTCGTTTCTTGACGCATCGGAGTACGAGGAACCGTTTTTCGCGTCGATTGGATTTTTCGAGTGTCACCGAGTTGAGGAGGACGACGGGCGATTCGGGTTTGACGCAGAGTACTACGGCGCTGACGATCCAGAGGCTATCCGCCCGCTCCCGTATCTGCCGGACAGACGCGGTCTGCGTCACGACCTCGGCGAAATGCGTGGGATGGTGTACGCCCTCGACGAGGGCGTTGGAACGATCCTCGAGGCGGTGGCCGACAACGGACTGGACGAGGACACGCTCGTGCTTGTGACGACCGAACACGGAATCGCGTTCCCGCGTGCAAAAGGGACGTGCTACGATGCGGGAATCGAGGCGGCGCTCGTGATGCGCTATCCCGATGTCATCGATCCTGGCGAGCGATACGACGAACTCGTCAGCAACGTCGACGTCTTGCCGACCATCCTCGAGTTCGCGGGTGTCGAGGTACCCGATGCAGTCGACGGACGAAGCGTTGCCGGACTGATCACGGATCGTACGGAGTCCTATACCAAGCGAGATCGAATCTTCGCCGAGATGACCTGGCACGATATGTACAATCCGGTCCGGGCTATCCGTACTGATCGGTACAAGTACATTCGAAGCTTCTGGCATCTCCCGACGGTCTACCTGCCTGCTGACGTATTCGCCAGCGAATCTGGTCGTGAAGTCCGTGAAACCGATGGTGTGCCACGCCGACAGTACGAGGAGTTGTACGACCTCCGCGATGCGCCACAGGAAGACGACAACGTCGTGTACGAACCCCGGTATCAGGACGTCCGGCGCGACCTCTCTCGAGAACTGTACGAGTGGATGGATGACACTGCTGATCCACTCCTCGAGGGTCCTGTCCTACCGGGCGATTTCGACGAGATACAGTCGTGGCCACACGAGTCGGCGTAG